The nucleotide sequence AACGTTGTCTGGCTTCCTGTGCGTAAATCAGGGATGCCGGAAAAGCTCAGGGTGAGCGTCTGATTCTGGTCGGTTTTGTTGGCTATTTTCAGGGTAAAGATATTTTCGATGCGACCGTCCGGCAGGGTTCGGTACAGCACATTTCGATCCCGCAATATTTCAAACTCAAGGGGTGACCGATTAGCCAGTGTCCATAGAAACAGCCCTGCCATTACCAGCAATGCGCTGACATAGCCAATCAGGCGAGGGCGCAGCCAGTGAGCAGGCTGGCCAGCCAGCTGGTTCTCGGTGCTATAGCGTACCAGCCCCCGCTCATACCCCATTTTATCCATGATGCTGTTACAGGCATCAATGCAGGCGGCGCAGCCTATACAACCAATTTGCAGACCGTCCCGGATATCAATGCCGGTCGGACAAACCTGAACACAGACCTGACAGTCGATACAGTCGCCCAGTCCATCTTCTTTATAATCACTGTTGCGTTTTCTGGATCCCCTGGTTTCACCGCGTTTTTCGTCGTAAGCGACAACCAGAGTGTCATTATCAAACATCACGCTCTGGAACCGGGCGTAAGGACACATCAGCAGACAGACCTGCTCCCGCAGCCAGCCTGCATTGCCATAAGTGGCCAGGGTGAAAAAGGCAATCCAGAATACTGCCCAGGGATGAACCTGCCAGTCGACAACATCGGCAACCAGTTGCCTGATGGGGGTGAAGTAACCGACGAAGGTCAGGCCGGTGGCCAGAGCGACGAGCAACCACAGCCCGTGTTTCGCCAGCTTACGAAGGAGCTTGTTGCCTGACATGGGCTGCTGGTCGAGCTTGATACGGCGGTTTCGCTCGCCCTCTGTGAATCGTTCAATCCACATAAAGATCCAGGTAAAGACGCTTTGTGGGCAGGTATAACCACACCAGACCCTGCCAGCAAAAACCGTGATGGCAAATAAACCAAAAGCGCAGATGATGAGCAGCCAGGACAGCAGAACAAAATCCTGGGGCCAGAAGGTGGCTCCAAAAATATGAAACTTTCGTTCAGGTAAGTCAAACAGCACCAGTTGCTGCCCGTTGACCTGCACCCAGACTGTACCGAAGTACAAGGCAATAAGAAGGCCTGCCCCAAGCAGTCTGAGGTTGCGGAAAAAACCTTTAAAGCTTCGGGTGTAAATCGGGTCTGGCTTTTGATACAGATCTATCAGCTCTGGCTGATCGTCAGGTTGTTTTTTTTTCATTGTTCTGTTAACACCACTTTATTTTGACTTCTTCTGTTGCTGCTTCGAAATAGAAACAGGCTATCAGGTGTTATTTGAAAAACATCCGGTTTTTCGATGGTCTATTTTACCTGTCTTCAGAAAAAATAGCTTCGATAAAAGTGTCAAATAACACGAAAAACGGGTGAGAACGGTTTTCCTTATCTGCCTGATTTAAGAGCCAATATCAAATCAGGTTAATTTTATCCTGAATAACAGCCCACCCTGCCGGGTCGCGAATATAGCCATCTACTGTTGACCAGTCAGGGGTATCTCTGCGCAGAGTCTGGCCAAATAATTCATGTACCATCTCCGTGGCTGGCCCACTACCACCAAATGTAGAGCTTAACTGTGATTCCTGAAAGGCTCGCCAATGTAATAGTATTGAGGTGTGTAACACCAGGCTGCCGTATCTGTTTGCCACAATGTTGCCGCCAATACCACTGGCTGCCCCTATCACACCACTGGCAATCGATATTGGAATGCAATCAGCCGCAAGCTGACCACCTCGGCTGATGACTTTTAGCTCTTTCATCTTAAGAAGCACAGCGCATAGTTGAGTCAGGTATTCGCTTTGACTGAATCGGCTGGAGAGCTGCTTTAATCTGGCAATGTGAGCGATTGTTTTAGTCTCGGCCCTTGCATGACGGGCAATACCGGTGGTATTGACTTGCGTGACAAGTGAGCCAACATTTCCTACCGCTGATAAAAAACCACCACCTATTTTTTTGAGCTTTCTGTTGACAAAATACTGTCGAACTAATTCTGAGAAGCCGTCAAAGTCGTGTCCCT is from Endozoicomonas gorgoniicola and encodes:
- the ccoG gene encoding cytochrome c oxidase accessory protein CcoG produces the protein MKKKQPDDQPELIDLYQKPDPIYTRSFKGFFRNLRLLGAGLLIALYFGTVWVQVNGQQLVLFDLPERKFHIFGATFWPQDFVLLSWLLIICAFGLFAITVFAGRVWCGYTCPQSVFTWIFMWIERFTEGERNRRIKLDQQPMSGNKLLRKLAKHGLWLLVALATGLTFVGYFTPIRQLVADVVDWQVHPWAVFWIAFFTLATYGNAGWLREQVCLLMCPYARFQSVMFDNDTLVVAYDEKRGETRGSRKRNSDYKEDGLGDCIDCQVCVQVCPTGIDIRDGLQIGCIGCAACIDACNSIMDKMGYERGLVRYSTENQLAGQPAHWLRPRLIGYVSALLVMAGLFLWTLANRSPLEFEILRDRNVLYRTLPDGRIENIFTLKIANKTDQNQTLTLSFSGIPDLRTGSQTTFVVNSGEVAEQVIRLSAPEDELKTPGLDIEFTLTNPPSDSISVSSGSRFISP